From a single Acidobacteriota bacterium genomic region:
- a CDS encoding ABC transporter ATP-binding protein: protein MGKVLELRRITKKYASVIANNEVSIEVEAGEIRAIIGENGAGKTTLAEIIYGLRRPDSGEIVINGKGRNHLTPKEAISLGIGLIRQERMLIPGMSVLENIVLGAEPVKRGGEIDWRDAKKRVKELLPLLGFSLDLAKPISSLTPGEKQLVELIKLLFRGASLLILDEPTSHLTPNEVSSFLSLIKRLKEEGKTVLFISHRLPEVLAVASRITVMRRGKVVGTISREEADEENLSHMMMGESFLPPLEKEEVTPGKVVLKLSGVTVTAEDGRLLLDNISLTLREGEIVGIASVAGNGERELALSIAGFLKPKAGEIKIGNRQANFLPPDEIKRLGVAFIPGERDEEGLILDFTLAENLILGYHRLPPYYRFPLLSIRKASQQLLDLSSRLGIVPLDLSLPLNLFSGGNRERVIIARELFHDPCLIIAENPTQGLDIAGARLVRNLLLAEQKRGAGILLISPEVEELIALSDRIVVLRRGRIVSELKPREATPKLLGRLMTGGGG, encoded by the coding sequence ATGGGAAAGGTACTTGAGTTAAGGAGAATAACCAAAAAGTACGCCAGTGTCATCGCCAACAATGAGGTAAGCATCGAGGTAGAAGCAGGGGAGATTCGGGCGATAATCGGGGAAAACGGTGCGGGAAAAACCACTCTCGCTGAGATCATCTACGGATTAAGAAGACCGGATTCCGGCGAGATAGTGATCAACGGAAAAGGAAGAAACCACCTAACCCCCAAGGAGGCGATATCCTTGGGCATCGGACTCATTCGCCAGGAGCGAATGCTTATTCCCGGGATGAGCGTCCTCGAAAACATCGTGCTCGGAGCGGAACCGGTGAAAAGAGGTGGCGAGATCGACTGGAGAGACGCGAAAAAACGGGTAAAGGAACTCCTACCCCTTCTCGGCTTCTCCCTCGATTTAGCAAAGCCGATCTCTTCTCTAACTCCTGGGGAGAAGCAATTGGTGGAATTGATCAAGCTCCTTTTCCGAGGAGCAAGCCTTCTCATCCTGGATGAGCCCACCTCACATCTCACTCCGAACGAGGTTAGCTCCTTTTTGTCCCTGATCAAACGGCTCAAGGAGGAGGGGAAAACGGTGCTCTTCATTAGCCATCGCCTTCCTGAGGTGCTTGCGGTAGCTTCCCGGATAACGGTTATGCGGCGGGGTAAGGTGGTGGGGACCATCTCCCGGGAGGAGGCGGATGAAGAAAATCTCTCCCATATGATGATGGGCGAGTCTTTCCTCCCTCCTCTTGAGAAAGAAGAGGTTACCCCGGGGAAAGTTGTTCTCAAACTTTCTGGGGTGACGGTCACCGCTGAGGATGGACGCCTGCTCCTCGATAACATCTCCCTTACCCTGCGCGAGGGAGAGATCGTGGGAATAGCGAGTGTAGCGGGGAACGGGGAGAGGGAACTCGCTCTGAGCATCGCCGGCTTCCTGAAACCGAAAGCGGGGGAGATAAAGATAGGGAACAGGCAAGCGAACTTTCTCCCTCCAGACGAGATAAAAAGGCTTGGGGTGGCGTTCATCCCTGGGGAGCGGGACGAGGAAGGGCTTATCCTCGATTTCACCCTTGCCGAAAACCTCATCCTGGGCTATCATCGCCTCCCTCCTTACTACCGCTTCCCTCTCCTCTCCATAAGGAAAGCGTCTCAGCAACTTCTCGATCTTTCCTCCCGGTTGGGTATCGTCCCTCTGGATCTTTCTCTTCCTCTTAATCTCTTTTCCGGGGGAAACAGGGAACGGGTCATTATCGCCCGGGAGCTCTTCCACGACCCTTGTCTCATCATCGCGGAAAACCCCACCCAGGGGCTCGATATCGCTGGTGCTCGGCTGGTAAGGAACCTTCTCTTAGCCGAGCAGAAGCGGGGAGCAGGTATCCTCCTCATCTCACCCGAGGTGGAGGAGTTGATCGCCCTTTCCGATCGGATAGTGGTCTTGAGGCGAGGGCGGATCGTCTCCGAGCTCAAGCCGAGGGAGGCAACGCCGAAGCTACTGGGTAGGCTTATGACCGGAGGAGGCGGATGA
- a CDS encoding BMP family ABC transporter substrate-binding protein produces MKKRVLVIFLIISLVSLLSCKKGEERSNGFRVILVTDAAGLGDKGFNDAGWRGVERAEKELGIKGSFIQSYEQADYIPNLSLAAKKGKVVVAMGYLMIDAVNKVADDFPKTAFIFIDGKVEKPNVASYDFKSEEGAFLAGIIAAYTTRTGIIGVVQGMDIPPVEAYETGFRAGVITGGKKRGKKIEVITVTAGDFNDPAKGKSLAKSLIAKGADVIFQLAGNTGLGVIEAVKEEKGVYGIGADINQDGLVPGRILTSVLKRIDVAVYNGIREAYEGRFRGGHYFIGLAEGAISLTDMRFTKDKIPPSALRLVKLAKEKIGRGELIVPRTSEDLKNFTPPRW; encoded by the coding sequence ATGAAAAAGAGGGTTCTCGTCATTTTTCTAATAATTTCTCTCGTCTCTCTCCTTTCCTGCAAGAAGGGAGAGGAAAGGAGTAATGGGTTCAGGGTGATCCTGGTAACCGATGCCGCGGGCCTTGGTGATAAGGGGTTCAACGACGCTGGCTGGAGAGGGGTGGAGAGAGCGGAGAAGGAACTCGGTATAAAGGGCTCGTTCATCCAGTCCTATGAGCAGGCGGACTATATCCCAAATCTCTCCTTGGCGGCGAAGAAGGGTAAGGTGGTGGTGGCAATGGGCTACCTTATGATCGACGCGGTGAACAAGGTGGCGGATGACTTCCCGAAGACCGCCTTCATCTTCATCGATGGAAAGGTGGAAAAGCCAAATGTGGCGAGCTATGACTTCAAAAGCGAGGAGGGGGCGTTCTTAGCCGGGATCATCGCCGCCTATACCACCAGAACCGGGATCATCGGCGTGGTTCAGGGAATGGATATCCCACCGGTTGAGGCTTACGAGACCGGTTTCCGTGCCGGGGTGATTACTGGAGGGAAAAAGAGGGGGAAGAAGATAGAGGTAATCACCGTCACCGCCGGCGATTTCAACGATCCAGCCAAGGGGAAATCGCTCGCCAAGTCGCTCATCGCTAAAGGGGCGGATGTGATCTTTCAGTTGGCGGGAAACACCGGGCTCGGGGTCATCGAGGCAGTAAAGGAGGAGAAAGGGGTTTACGGTATAGGGGCAGATATAAACCAGGATGGGCTCGTCCCGGGTAGGATACTCACCTCGGTTCTCAAAAGGATAGATGTCGCGGTCTATAACGGAATAAGGGAAGCCTATGAAGGGAGGTTCCGGGGAGGACACTATTTCATCGGTCTTGCTGAGGGCGCCATCTCCCTTACCGATATGAGGTTTACCAAAGATAAGATCCCTCCTTCCGCACTTCGCTTGGTGAAACTCGCCAAGGAGAAGATAGGAAGAGGGGAACTCATCGTTCCAAGGACGAGTGAAGATCTCAAAAACTTCACCCCTCCTCGGTGGTAG